The sequence below is a genomic window from Candidatus Bipolaricaulota bacterium.
AAACAACTTCAGTTAGTGGCATGGAAATGCAATGCAAAAAGGGCATTTAATACTTTTCTATAAAGGTGAATGCAGAGGTAGGTAGATTCAAAAATCTAAATCAAAAATTTTCAAAAAATGAAAAAGGGAAAAAGAGGAGTTATTTTACTTAACTCCCAATACAAGAGGTCCGAGCACGAAGCCGCTTGCCGTCTTGGATGCTCCGCCAGCAGTCACCGTTATGGTTGTTGGCCCTATTCCAAAGACAAGCCCTGTGCTTATTGTTGTTTCGCTTCCTGCTGCCAGTGTGTCGATTGTTCCCGTTGCTTCCTTGCCCACAAATATGAGCCCGCTGAGCTGTATTGACCAGTCTACGCTACTTGCATCCTCTGTACCTGAGTTTGCCACAGTTGCCTTAACTCCCATTCCTCCAGATATGCTTGGGATACCTATTACTGGCATTGGCAGTGGAGCATAGTATATGTCCTTATGTCCATTCCTGTTGTCTGTCCAGACGATACCACCAGCAGTAACCTCTGCAGTTCTTGGCTCTGCAACAACCGTCCCGTCCTGACTGTTAACCTGCTCGGGTGTTCCCCAAGTTGCTCCGCCATCTTCAGATTTTATGAGATAAAGGTTTCCGCTGCTGACATATACACAGTAAACCATATTGCCGCTCATATAGACCGATGGATTTGTATCATCTGCCGGGTGGTTCTCTATAACAGGAACTGTTGTCCAGGTTTCGCCGTTATCATGAGTGTATGTGCAGTGTATGTCATAATCTCCGTATATGTTGTCGTTTGTCTGGTATACAACCACTGCATTGCTTCCTGAGGTAGCAACATCCGGGTCCTTGTATTCGTGAAGTTCGTTGCTCACAAGAATTCCCTGCCATGGCCATACTTCCACATCGCAATACTTATCCATTCCGCCCGGGCCGCCGCCACCTGTGAACAGGCATGTATCTGAATTGGGATCCAGATCAGTGACTGTTTCTTTGTATATTATTTCGCTCCTGCCTGTTGAGTCGTTCTCGTGCTCTAAGACAAAGTACATGCGCTGAGAGCCGGCATTAATTTCTACGTTGCTTGCAGGACTTGTGTCTGTGATGGATTCGCCATCATAATATCCTCCAGCTGCTCCATATCCCATATCGCTTGGCCATTTGTACGACTGGTCATCATGGTCATAATACAGATACATCAGGCCCAGTCCCTGCTCGTTGTAATCGCTATCCACGTTCAGAATTACCATCCACGGTCCAACATGTGTTGATGCACTCTCAACCTGCTGAGTGCTGCTCCATGCAATCAAGTATTCTATGTCCTCTGCAGATGCAATATCTCCCTGTATCCATCCCTGGAAATTACCGTATTCAGCCATGGGGTCTGTTCCGATATAAAAGAACTCGTCGGTATCTGAATTGTATATTATCTTCGGATTGACAAGCACTCCTGAGCCGCTTATCATTGTAGAGTCAATTTCAAATTTCGTAGTCCATGTCTGACCATGATCTGTTGAGTATACAATCGGTGTTGTTGTCTGAAGAA
It includes:
- a CDS encoding exo-alpha-sialidase yields the protein MKEAKKSKKIFLGAIAIVAMMTISAIPALSISNDSVQATNAHVIHAIDKPMPNAGTLTAGDVLISSDNPDGDDQHPSVAVNSEGTIAVTYEKAPSILQTTTPIVYSTDHGQTWTTKFEIDSTMISGSGVLVNPKIIYNSDTDEFFYIGTDPMAEYGNFQGWIQGDIASAEDIEYLIAWSSTQQVESASTHVGPWMVILNVDSDYNEQGLGLMYLYYDHDDQSYKWPSDMGYGAAGGYYDGESITDTSPASNVEINAGSQRMYFVLEHENDSTGRSEIIYKETVTDLDPNSDTCLFTGGGGPGGMDKYCDVEVWPWQGILVSNELHEYKDPDVATSGSNAVVVYQTNDNIYGDYDIHCTYTHDNGETWTTVPVIENHPADDTNPSVYMSGNMVYCVYVSSGNLYLIKSEDGGATWGTPEQVNSQDGTVVAEPRTAEVTAGGIVWTDNRNGHKDIYYAPLPMPVIGIPSISGGMGVKATVANSGTEDASSVDWSIQLSGLIFVGKEATGTIDTLAAGSETTISTGLVFGIGPTTITVTAGGASKTASGFVLGPLVLGVK